In Daphnia pulex isolate KAP4 chromosome 7, ASM2113471v1, one genomic interval encodes:
- the LOC124197582 gene encoding uncharacterized protein LOC124197582 — protein sequence MPERSENYKSRFGRNAYYRRYVKNELKDTKDDLAKTHAEVESVKKELNALKGAKDELAQTHATFESLKKELANVITTVENMKKDTSVDAASSIGRMPKSCDDLQKIGHRKSGLFSVMGNKTVDNVYCDFTKPTNDTGFQKVIGHFDIKTTPVYFHAQKSSSHVSIHTMVPFDLLRLNVGNAMSTTEIFVAPKTGKYFFALSGLTEEHKAANVEMQVKTATADWSRVGQAYGTPGYQTYSLQATLDLAKGDQMRLLLAAGAIHDTTIHYTSFVGQLLEEDILH from the exons ATGCCTGAGAGATCTGAAAA CTACAAAAGCCGATTTGGCCGTAACGCATACTACCGTCGATACGTAAAGAATGAGCTGAAAG ATACGAAAGATGATTTGGCTAAAACACACGCCGAGGTCGAAAGCGTCAAGAAGGAGTTGAATGCGTTGAAAG GTGCAAAAGACGAACTGGCTCAAACACACGCTACTTTCGAAAGCCTAAAGAAGGAGTTGGCCAATGTAATAACTACAGtcgaaaatatgaaaaaggaCACTAGTG TGGATGCTGCTTCCAGTATCGGTCGAATGCCCAAATCTTGTGATGATCTCCAGAAAATTGGACACAGGAAAAGCGGATTGTTTTCAGTTATGGGCAACAAAACAGTTGACAACGTCTACTGCGATTTCACGAAACCAACCAATGACACAG GTTTTCAAAAAGTGATCGGCCACTTTGACATTAAAACAACACCTGTTTATTTTCACGCCCAGAAATCCTCTTCCCACGTCAGCATTCATACCATGGTTCCATTTGATTTGCTGAGATTGAACGTGGGGAATGCGATGAGCACTACCGAAATATTTGTCGCTCCCAAAACCGGAAAATACTTTTTCGCTCTTTCGGGTCTAACTGAAGAACATAAAGCTGCAAACGTCGAAATGCAAGTGAAAACTGCAACAGCGGATTGGTCAAGAGTGGGACAGGCGTATGGTACGCCCGGATATCAAACATATTCACTGCAAGCCACGTTAGATCTTGCTAAAGGCGATCAAATGAGATTACTGCTAGCAGCCGGAGCAATTCATGATACCACCATTCACTATACCAGTTTCGTTGGTCAGCTACTCGAGGAAGACATCCTTCATTAA